One window from the genome of Planctomycetaceae bacterium encodes:
- a CDS encoding site-specific integrase, giving the protein MTPWQNRVTALTQRMADDMRLRNYSQKTIDAYTYHVGRFAQFLDHSPESASAEDVRSFQLHLIEQRKVSWSSFNQAVCGLRFLFRTTYPRDWVVSMVPFGKRPKRLPQVLSGEEVSQLIACVPNRKHRTFLLTLYSTGMRLSEAARLKIGDIESQRMQLRIASGKGGKERRVPLSPRLLSELREYWREYRPADYLFPGRTPDVPFASTTIQKVCKAAAAQAGIVRDVTPHTLRHSFATHLLEAGVDLLTISRLLGHASFSTTMKYLHVRQLHLNSVPSPADWLPVRQLPGWEQARTNSQRSSPPVTRPGTNPGSSTDPGGRVVHGSSTSFDGTRPGS; this is encoded by the coding sequence ATGACACCGTGGCAGAATCGCGTCACTGCGCTGACTCAGCGGATGGCCGATGATATGCGACTGCGGAATTACTCGCAGAAGACCATCGACGCCTACACGTACCACGTTGGCCGGTTCGCACAGTTTCTGGACCATTCGCCGGAGTCGGCATCCGCCGAAGACGTGCGATCGTTTCAACTGCACCTGATCGAGCAGCGGAAAGTCAGCTGGAGTTCGTTCAATCAGGCGGTTTGCGGGCTACGGTTTTTGTTTCGAACCACGTATCCCCGCGACTGGGTTGTCTCGATGGTCCCGTTCGGCAAGCGTCCGAAACGGTTGCCGCAGGTACTGAGCGGGGAAGAAGTCTCACAGTTGATCGCATGCGTCCCGAACAGGAAACATCGCACGTTTCTGCTGACGCTGTACTCGACCGGAATGCGTCTCAGCGAAGCGGCCCGCCTGAAGATCGGCGACATCGAGAGCCAGCGGATGCAGCTTCGCATCGCCTCGGGCAAGGGCGGGAAGGAGCGTCGCGTGCCGCTGTCACCGCGTCTGCTGAGCGAACTCCGGGAGTACTGGAGAGAATACCGTCCTGCGGACTATCTGTTTCCGGGCAGGACACCCGACGTTCCGTTCGCATCGACCACGATTCAGAAAGTGTGCAAGGCGGCCGCCGCTCAGGCCGGCATCGTACGCGATGTCACGCCCCACACGCTGCGCCACAGTTTCGCGACTCATCTGCTGGAAGCGGGCGTCGACCTGCTGACGATCAGCCGACTGCTGGGTCACGCCAGCTTCAGCACGACGATGAAGTATCTGCATGTGCGTCAACTGCACCTGAACAGCGTTCCGTCACCGGCCGACTGGCTTCCCGTGCGGCAGCTTCCCGGCTGGGAACAGGCTCGGACGAACTCACAGCGTTCGAGTCCGCCGGTGACCCGGCCAGGGACGAATCCGGGATCGTCGACCGATCCGGGCGGCAGAGTGGTCCACGGGTCATCGACATCCTTCGACGGCACGCGGCCGGGTTCATAG